A single window of Terriglobales bacterium DNA harbors:
- a CDS encoding DUF72 domain-containing protein — protein sequence MNRARVRIGTSGWHYKHWCGPFYEDRTAPSQMLQVYLRYFDTVEINNSFYKLPSAETFRLWRQSAPPGFRFAVKASRFITHMKKLKDPQNALDNILKRAAELKDKLGPILFQLPPKWMVNAERLEEFLAALPQRHQYAFEFRERSWHKDAIYDILRRHNAAFCMYELNGFHSPAPITADFTYIRLHGPGGPYQGSYSQETLREWARKIERWGERLKDIYVYFDNDQAAFAARNALQLKQMVREDRGTRAA from the coding sequence GTGAACCGGGCACGCGTCCGCATCGGCACCTCGGGATGGCACTACAAGCATTGGTGCGGGCCCTTCTACGAGGACAGAACGGCGCCGTCCCAGATGCTGCAGGTGTATCTGAGATACTTCGATACGGTGGAAATCAACAACAGCTTCTATAAGCTCCCGAGCGCGGAAACATTCCGCTTATGGCGGCAGTCCGCCCCGCCCGGCTTCCGCTTTGCGGTGAAGGCGAGCCGGTTCATCACTCACATGAAGAAGCTGAAAGACCCGCAGAATGCGCTCGACAACATTCTGAAGCGCGCCGCAGAACTGAAAGATAAGTTGGGACCGATCCTGTTCCAGTTGCCGCCGAAGTGGATGGTGAATGCGGAGCGGCTGGAAGAATTCCTGGCGGCGCTGCCGCAGCGGCACCAGTACGCATTCGAGTTTCGGGAGCGCAGCTGGCACAAGGACGCAATCTACGACATCCTGCGGCGGCATAACGCGGCGTTCTGCATGTATGAATTGAACGGGTTCCATTCCCCGGCGCCGATCACCGCCGACTTCACCTACATACGCCTGCATGGTCCCGGCGGCCCGTACCAGGGCAGCTATTCACAGGAGACGCTGCGTGAGTGGGCTCGTAAGATCGAGCGATGGGGAGAGCGGCTCAAGGACATCTACGTTTACTTCGATAACGACCAGGCAGCCTTTGCGGCCAGAAACGCGCTGCAGCTGAAACAGATGGTGCGCGAGGATCGCGGGACGCGCGCAGCGTAG